One segment of Fervidobacterium sp. DNA contains the following:
- a CDS encoding DNA polymerase III subunit alpha, protein MQKIRKILSFVSPYSFEGSIINFDDLFSFILENKVDGVVISDSTFHGVIKFLSVAQKYKDVVDSYIGYRIDNVVFVFTNTEEFYKFLTFYNSKPIDKSTTDTLKKQFTYFEVMPLYYLPQQRHVYELFCDYIQQNLRTHSGLSDCLIEASLPSPNYILRSYQNLPKPPSDFLGELLNKENEHKDRLEKEIKLIKSFQFEDYFYTIKRIIEIAKSNDIEIGPGRGSAVGSLVAYRLGITRIDPVKYGLLFERFLNEGRSDYPDIDLDTEDVKRQKLINLLREEFGYVYNISTFSSIPKKFLDTLPDDVKKTLSKIPLQRSTHASGVVISTNPVFVPIVPLTETLEWDMDDLQSIGCVKFDVLGLKTLSIYKELKNSINTKSNNESVKKTYKYICAGFTDNIFQLESSIGKSVVRDVRPSNIRELAIALSLNRPGPLRSGITNEIRTLKLKKKRKYELDILQETYGLPIYQEQIMLIAMNLAGLTSRQADALRKAIAKKDSSDFAELITIVKNALTEKLGKDGEELSKSLISFGEYAFNKSHAIAYAHLTYYMAFFKVNYPKLFYDVYLKHDASILCEAIYNLQALGYKVLPPKINSLSSKEGKDDKVYRLPLYVLPGISYEKSLQLQNTNFEDFEDFVEKADLPLSAIEALVKIGTFDELFDSRRKAIQKLRTFRSGFNPEVARIGGKIFGKIIKLDETKVEDDWERTNMEYEVLKVPISLPTKTQNHLAPYCVAYALDLPYGIHVSVKAGFGTDGKSVFKTQMPDGDYTLIYPDKFEVGHLSVSYQLKHMPTRSEISRTSSSLGVEEIVLPNGRLIKNARPIQNDFKTFVKK, encoded by the coding sequence TTGCAAAAAATAAGAAAGATTTTGTCTTTCGTTTCGCCTTACTCTTTTGAAGGTTCAATTATAAACTTCGATGATTTGTTCTCATTTATTTTGGAAAACAAAGTAGATGGTGTTGTAATCTCGGATTCAACATTCCATGGTGTTATTAAGTTTCTTAGTGTAGCCCAGAAGTATAAAGATGTTGTAGATTCGTACATAGGATATCGGATTGATAACGTTGTTTTCGTTTTCACTAACACAGAGGAGTTTTACAAATTTTTGACATTTTACAATTCCAAACCTATTGATAAAAGCACAACTGATACATTGAAAAAACAATTCACATATTTTGAAGTGATGCCGTTATATTATCTACCCCAACAGAGGCACGTATATGAACTTTTTTGTGATTATATACAACAAAATTTGAGAACACACAGTGGTTTATCTGATTGTCTGATAGAAGCTTCATTGCCTTCGCCTAATTATATACTGCGTTCATATCAGAATTTGCCAAAGCCACCGAGTGATTTTTTGGGTGAGTTGTTGAATAAGGAAAATGAACACAAAGATAGACTAGAAAAGGAAATAAAATTGATAAAATCTTTCCAGTTCGAAGATTACTTCTACACTATAAAGCGTATAATTGAAATTGCGAAAAGCAATGATATAGAGATTGGACCGGGGAGGGGGAGCGCAGTTGGAAGCTTAGTTGCATACAGACTCGGAATAACAAGGATAGATCCGGTAAAGTATGGTTTGCTCTTTGAAAGATTTCTTAACGAAGGGCGAAGTGATTATCCGGATATAGATTTGGATACGGAAGATGTCAAGAGACAAAAATTAATAAATCTACTTAGAGAAGAATTTGGATACGTTTACAACATTAGTACCTTTTCATCCATACCAAAAAAATTTTTGGATACTCTACCGGATGATGTTAAGAAAACTCTTTCGAAAATTCCATTACAGCGCTCGACGCATGCCTCAGGTGTTGTAATATCCACAAATCCTGTCTTCGTGCCGATAGTCCCCTTAACAGAAACACTTGAGTGGGATATGGATGACTTACAGTCAATTGGTTGTGTAAAGTTTGATGTACTCGGTTTGAAAACACTCAGTATTTACAAAGAACTAAAAAACAGCATAAATACAAAAAGTAACAACGAATCTGTAAAGAAGACTTACAAATACATATGTGCTGGTTTCACAGACAACATTTTTCAACTTGAAAGCTCCATCGGTAAATCCGTCGTAAGGGACGTAAGGCCATCAAACATTCGTGAACTTGCGATTGCCCTTTCTCTGAACAGACCAGGTCCATTGCGTTCTGGAATAACAAACGAGATAAGAACTCTCAAACTTAAGAAAAAAAGAAAATACGAGCTTGACATTTTGCAAGAAACGTACGGACTACCCATTTATCAAGAACAAATCATGTTAATAGCGATGAATTTGGCGGGACTTACGAGCAGGCAAGCAGATGCGCTTAGAAAAGCTATAGCTAAAAAAGACTCTTCCGATTTTGCTGAATTAATTACAATCGTCAAAAATGCATTAACTGAAAAATTAGGCAAAGATGGTGAAGAACTCTCAAAAAGTTTAATTTCATTTGGGGAATATGCGTTTAACAAATCGCATGCTATAGCGTATGCACACTTAACATACTACATGGCATTTTTTAAAGTTAATTATCCAAAGTTATTCTACGATGTATACTTGAAGCATGATGCCTCTATTTTATGTGAGGCGATCTATAATCTTCAGGCTCTTGGCTATAAGGTTTTACCACCAAAAATTAACTCGCTCTCAAGTAAAGAAGGTAAAGATGATAAAGTATATAGATTACCACTTTATGTACTTCCGGGCATTTCCTATGAAAAATCCTTACAACTGCAGAATACGAACTTTGAGGATTTTGAAGATTTTGTTGAAAAAGCAGATTTACCACTTTCCGCGATAGAAGCGCTTGTAAAGATAGGAACATTTGATGAGTTGTTTGATAGTAGAAGAAAGGCAATACAAAAGCTTAGGACTTTTAGAAGTGGATTCAATCCGGAGGTGGCAAGAATTGGAGGAAAAATATTTGGTAAAATAATAAAATTGGACGAAACAAAAGTTGAAGATGATTGGGAGAGAACCAACATGGAATACGAAGTTCTTAAAGTGCCGATATCTTTACCAACAAAAACTCAGAATCACCTTGCACCCTATTGTGTTGCCTACGCTCTGGACTTACCATATGGTATTCATGTTTCTGTAAAAGCTGGATTTGGTACTGATGGAAAAAGTGTTTTCAAAACACAAATGCCAGATGGTGACTACACGCTTATTTATCCGGATAAGTTTGAAGTAGGTCATTTGAGTGTCTCGTATCAACTAAAACACATGCCAACAAGATCAGAGATTTCTAGAACATCATCCAGCCTTGGAGTAGAAGAGATAGTGCTTCCAAACGGAAGATTAATAAAGAATGCAAGACCTATTCAAAACGATTTCAAAACATTTGTAAAAAAATGA
- the rpe gene encoding ribulose-phosphate 3-epimerase, giving the protein MAIISASILAADIGSLKEEIKRVENYIDEIHLDVMDGHFVPNLTFGYPMIETLRNFTNFPIDAHLMVTNPDNHIQMFIEKGATRVTIHQETCFHLHRNLQFIKSLGAEAFVALNPATPISTLEEILPYVDGILVMTVNPGFSGQQFIPTMFEKIRRIASIREERNYAFKIAVDGGVGNENAMELIKLGVDILVMGYGVFRNNKLPQLWEEIKNCKK; this is encoded by the coding sequence ATGGCTATCATATCCGCATCTATTTTGGCTGCTGATATAGGAAGTTTGAAGGAAGAAATAAAAAGGGTTGAGAACTACATCGACGAGATACATCTTGATGTTATGGATGGTCATTTTGTACCAAATCTTACCTTTGGATATCCTATGATAGAAACATTAAGAAATTTCACAAATTTTCCAATAGATGCGCATTTGATGGTGACAAATCCGGACAATCACATTCAAATGTTCATTGAAAAAGGTGCAACAAGAGTAACTATTCACCAGGAAACTTGTTTTCACTTACACAGAAATTTACAATTTATAAAATCACTTGGTGCAGAAGCATTCGTTGCTTTAAATCCTGCTACTCCCATCAGTACGCTTGAAGAGATCCTACCGTATGTTGATGGTATACTTGTTATGACAGTTAATCCAGGTTTTTCAGGTCAACAATTTATTCCAACAATGTTTGAGAAGATTAGAAGAATTGCTTCAATAAGAGAGGAGAGAAATTACGCATTTAAAATCGCCGTCGATGGAGGCGTTGGAAACGAAAATGCAATGGAACTTATTAAACTCGGAGTTGATATTCTTGTTATGGGTTATGGTGTTTTTAGAAATAATAAGCTTCCTCAATTGTGGGAGGAGATAAAGAATTGCAAAAAATAA
- a CDS encoding PhoH family protein, whose translation MNLRRIVVPKDVAIVEILGQYDNKARYLRRRFNVEIAVIDDEIRIKGEDERAVEVVEKILREVVNITRDGHLLDWTEFEYIVEENEKIENPQEVYKKSVGKVKAKTEGQRKYLEAIEKNDIVFAIGPAGTGKTYLACAIAVDYLKSGKVQRIVLTRPAVEAGEKLGFLPGDLTEKVDPYLRPLYDALIDMVGIEKFISFREKNIIEIAPLAYMRGRTLNNSFIILDEAQNTTYEQMKMFLTRMGFGSKVIVTGDITQIDIQEKSGLVVAQEILKNIEGITFVYLTDADVVRHPLVKKIIRAYDNFERVQREEKSEKRR comes from the coding sequence GTGAATTTAAGAAGGATCGTGGTACCTAAGGATGTAGCCATAGTTGAGATACTTGGTCAATATGACAACAAAGCCAGATATCTGAGAAGAAGATTCAACGTCGAAATAGCTGTTATTGACGATGAAATAAGAATCAAAGGAGAAGATGAGAGAGCAGTTGAAGTAGTTGAGAAAATACTAAGAGAAGTAGTTAACATAACCAGGGATGGTCACCTTCTTGATTGGACGGAATTTGAATATATAGTTGAGGAAAATGAAAAAATCGAAAACCCTCAAGAAGTTTATAAGAAATCTGTTGGAAAGGTTAAAGCAAAAACTGAAGGACAGAGGAAATACCTTGAGGCAATAGAAAAAAACGACATAGTTTTTGCAATAGGTCCTGCTGGGACTGGGAAAACTTATTTAGCTTGTGCAATTGCTGTAGATTACCTAAAATCTGGTAAGGTACAGAGAATTGTCTTGACGAGACCTGCTGTTGAAGCAGGTGAAAAGCTTGGATTCTTACCAGGTGACTTGACCGAAAAGGTCGATCCTTACCTACGCCCACTTTATGATGCGCTAATAGATATGGTTGGCATAGAAAAATTCATATCCTTTAGGGAAAAGAATATTATAGAGATTGCTCCTCTTGCATATATGAGAGGAAGAACTTTAAATAATTCTTTTATAATTCTTGATGAAGCCCAAAACACTACATATGAACAAATGAAAATGTTTTTAACACGTATGGGATTCGGGTCAAAAGTTATAGTGACTGGTGATATAACGCAGATAGACATACAAGAAAAATCTGGGCTAGTCGTTGCTCAAGAAATACTTAAAAATATCGAAGGTATAACCTTCGTCTATTTAACAGATGCTGATGTTGTAAGACATCCTCTCGTAAAGAAAATCATACGGGCATACGATAACTTCGAGCGTGTTCAAAGAGAAGAAAAATCAGAGAAGAGGAGATAG
- a CDS encoding HDIG domain-containing protein gives MQTKHLESDMLKNEAFIYDGIILALIISVANNIYEISLLGLLNEFILILVIWYGIVEHFIRNSNIMNVDPRYRILFYGIFLIGSVLNTVIYKIYGITFIPITAVPMLITLLIDYEFGASAGLILSLSTAFHYRDFFMFLHFFPQVFIATYILKNTKNRVQVAKAGVASGITSISMILLQEPVRHFYFSVKDYIIVFLNPVISSIVILGILPYIEVSTRIYSNIGLSEISTINHPLLKLLSIHAPGTYYHSMRVAELVERAAESIGANAILGRACAYYHDVGKLRNPEYFIENLKSIEDNPHNSLPPDVSSKIIKKHVSDGIDIVRKYRLPIQIEMAIPQHHGTRVQKYFYKKALELEPNVNIQDYRYPGPRPKSKELAILMLADVVEATAKSLKNPTLDKIKSVVENTVIELFEEGQLIEAGLTINELKTIIDSFVLVFEGLSNQRIEYPTLNQEIETTG, from the coding sequence ATGCAAACAAAGCATTTAGAATCGGATATGCTAAAGAATGAAGCATTTATATACGATGGAATAATATTGGCGCTCATAATTAGCGTTGCTAATAATATATATGAAATAAGCTTACTTGGACTTTTAAATGAATTTATACTAATATTGGTTATTTGGTATGGAATTGTTGAGCACTTTATAAGGAACTCAAATATAATGAATGTAGATCCAAGGTATAGAATATTGTTTTACGGTATTTTTCTAATTGGAAGCGTTTTAAATACTGTTATATACAAGATTTATGGAATTACATTCATACCCATAACTGCTGTGCCTATGCTTATTACTTTGTTGATAGACTACGAGTTTGGAGCCAGCGCAGGTTTGATACTTTCACTTTCAACGGCATTCCATTATCGAGATTTCTTCATGTTCCTCCATTTCTTTCCTCAGGTTTTCATAGCAACATATATTCTTAAGAATACCAAAAATAGAGTGCAGGTTGCAAAGGCGGGTGTTGCATCCGGTATTACGAGCATATCGATGATCCTACTTCAGGAACCAGTTCGCCATTTCTATTTTTCTGTAAAAGATTATATTATAGTTTTTCTGAATCCTGTTATCTCCTCCATAGTAATTCTTGGTATTTTACCATACATTGAAGTATCGACAAGAATATATTCAAATATAGGGCTATCTGAAATCTCAACCATTAATCATCCACTTCTAAAACTTCTTTCGATTCACGCACCAGGAACTTACTATCACAGTATGCGTGTAGCCGAGTTAGTTGAAAGGGCAGCCGAGAGTATAGGTGCTAATGCAATACTTGGAAGAGCGTGTGCGTATTATCACGACGTAGGAAAATTAAGAAATCCTGAGTATTTTATCGAAAATCTAAAGAGTATAGAAGACAACCCGCACAATAGTCTACCTCCGGATGTTAGTTCAAAAATCATTAAGAAGCACGTTAGTGATGGGATAGATATAGTTAGAAAATACAGACTCCCAATACAAATTGAAATGGCAATTCCACAGCATCATGGTACAAGAGTCCAAAAATACTTTTATAAAAAAGCACTCGAATTAGAACCGAATGTAAATATACAAGATTACAGATATCCTGGTCCCAGACCAAAAAGTAAGGAGCTTGCAATTTTAATGCTTGCTGATGTAGTCGAGGCAACAGCGAAATCTCTTAAAAATCCAACACTTGACAAGATAAAATCGGTGGTTGAAAACACTGTGATAGAATTATTTGAGGAAGGTCAGTTAATTGAAGCAGGTTTGACAATAAATGAGCTAAAGACTATAATAGATAGTTTTGTTCTTGTTTTTGAAGGATTATCTAACCAAAGAATTGAATATCCAACCTTAAACCAAGAAATCGAAACCACAGGCTGA
- the ybeY gene encoding rRNA maturation RNase YbeY, whose protein sequence is MIKFENYPEELKKFLDSAGDSFEQIVQNEIGDVYIEFIFVDSNTMAKLNTEFRGKQGATDVLTFVYGEDNLIKQDVGDENFIQPYAEGYLCIDVIKENGEKFENPFEKELLTVIIHSILHMAGYDHEYNTENAQEMFDKQSKYVEQVWSRLSLSN, encoded by the coding sequence ATGATAAAATTTGAAAATTACCCCGAGGAACTTAAGAAATTTTTAGATTCAGCAGGTGATAGTTTTGAACAAATCGTTCAAAACGAAATTGGAGATGTCTACATCGAATTTATATTTGTTGATTCAAATACAATGGCAAAGTTAAATACTGAATTCAGAGGAAAACAAGGAGCAACTGATGTGCTTACCTTTGTTTACGGAGAGGATAATCTAATAAAGCAAGACGTAGGGGATGAGAATTTTATTCAACCTTACGCTGAGGGATACTTGTGTATTGATGTTATAAAAGAAAACGGAGAGAAATTTGAAAATCCGTTTGAAAAAGAATTGTTGACAGTAATAATCCATTCCATACTCCATATGGCAGGATACGATCATGAATACAACACAGAAAATGCGCAGGAAATGTTCGATAAACAGTCAAAATATGTTGAACAAGTTTGGAGTAGGTTGAGTTTAAGCAATTAA